The following proteins are encoded in a genomic region of Montipora foliosa isolate CH-2021 chromosome 10, ASM3666993v2, whole genome shotgun sequence:
- the LOC137972988 gene encoding carboxypeptidase D-like: MVVLKVLTLSLIFQTLVHNVWGKPPEKVTKDAKKLEAGKQEGKKTAEIAAIKEIKNKLAVAKESFKESNQEIAKGTLKELRSDSGKDEILEKNISFRHHNYEEMTWLLKDYSKKYDKIARLYDIGTSVQNRKLWVMEISNNPGKHEPGEPEFKYVANMHGDEAIGREMLLHLIKYLCKNYGVNRRVTNIIDTTRIHILPSMNPDGYEMAATYSDDRWKSSRTNANGVDLNRNFPDQFFPSTNGPPQPETRATMKWIKSIPFVLSASLHSGALVANYPYDDNPSGQSVYSATPDDDVFRQLARSYSESHPTMHLANAPWKCKDIPREHFIDGITNGAKWFSVSGGMQDYNYVHSNCFDVTLELGCQKFPNASDLPEYWHENKEALLNYIEQVHSGVHGFVKDEDGGPIDGARISVSNRRHDVFSAHDGDFWRLLVPGSYEITVSARGFEQETKTCTVLSNKAATLNFELKRMRLREPRRSLDDDNWPRELIPNKDDYRSEASTQSGRKGNDHFANDYDEATRKGFYYQANNERSDDEYPSRRNYPHPK, from the exons ATGGTAGTTCTCAAAGTGCTAACATTAAGTCTAATTTTCCAAACGCTGGTGCATAATGTGTGGGGAAAACCGCCGGAGAAGGTGACAAAAGACGCTAAAAAATTGGAAGCAGGGAAACAAGAAGGCAAGAAGACAGCAGAGATTGCTGCCATAAAGGAAATTAAGAATAAGCTTGCAGTTGCTAAAGAAAGCTTTAAGGAAAGCAACCAAGAAATCGCGAAAGGTACCCTCAAGGAATTAAGAAGTGATTCGGGCAAAGACGAGATCTTGGAGAAGAATATTAGCTTTAGACATCACAACTATGAAGAAATGACATGGCTGTTAAAGGATTATTCCAAAAAGTATGATAAAATTGCACGTTTATATGATATTGGTACATCTGTTCAAAATCGTAAGCTCTGGGTGATGGAAATCTCGAACAACCCAGGAAAACACGAACCCGGTGAACCGGAGTTCAAATATGTGGCAAACATGCATGGTGATGAAGCGATTGGCCGAGAAATGCTGCTTCATCTTATAAAGTATTTATGCAAAAATTATGGTGTCAACCGTAGGGTTACAAACATTATCGACACGACGAGAATTCACATTTTGCCGAGTATGAATCCCGATGGATACGAAATGGCCGCGACCTATTCCGACGATCGATGGAAGTCAAGCCGTACCAATGCGAACGGCGTCGATCTAAATCGGAATTTCCCCGACCAGTTTTTTCCAAGCACGAACGGGCCTCCTCAACCAGAAACTCGAGCCACTATGAAGTGGATCAAGTCCATTCCCTTTGTTTTGTCAGCCAGTTTACACAGTGGAGCTCTCGTGGCTAATTACCCGTACGATGACAATCCCTCGGGACAGAGTGTATATAGCGCTACCCCGGATGATGACGTATTCAGACAACTCGCCCGCTCTTACTCAGAGTCGCACCCCACAATGCACCTGGCAAACGCACCCTGGAAGTGTAAGGATATCCCGCGGGAACATTTTATCGATGGAATCACCAACGGTGCCAAATGGTTCAGTGTTTCGGGAGGGATGCAAGATTACAACTATGTGCATTCTAACTGTTTTGATGTCACATTGGAACTTGGTTGTCAGAAGTTCCCCAACGCGAGTGACCTACCGGAATATTGGCATGAGAATAAAGAGGCACTTCTCAACTACATAGAGCAG GTTCACTCTGGTGTCCATGGTTTTGTAAAAGACGAAGATGGTGGACCAATAGATGGTGCTCGAATATCTGTTTCCAATCGGCGCCATGACGTCTTCTCCGCACATGATGGAGACTTCTGGCGACTACTAGTACCAGGCTCCTATGAAATAACAGTGTCCGCGCGAGGATTTGAGCAGGAGACCAAGACATGCACCGTGTTGTCGAATAAAGCAGCTACGCTGAATTTCGAGCTTAAGAGAATGAGATTGAGAGAGCCTAGACGATCACTGGATGACGACAATTGGCCACGTGAGCTCATTCCTAATAAGGATGATTACAGAAGCGAGGCTAGTACCCAAAgtggaaggaaaggaaatgatCATTTTGCTAATGATTATGATGAAGCCACAAGGAAAGGATTTTACTATCAAGCAAACAATGAAAGATCGGATGATGAATACCCCTCAAGAAGAAACTATCCTCATCCAAAATAA